In Paenibacillus ihbetae, the following are encoded in one genomic region:
- a CDS encoding GNAT family N-acetyltransferase, which produces MGGNPLMISLETRRLLLRSYEWKHLQALHKILSDPVTMKFWPAPFSIEQTREWIGGSMELYTSGFGRLGIFRKDNGFLIGDAGLRVVNIDGRQENDLGYIIKAKYWGQGYGKEAAAAVFNYGLHTLKLQRICANMPVDHFGSIKVAARLGMVLKREFLNQRNRNIRTYLYIYDVLANKRSEGYAEDQE; this is translated from the coding sequence ATGGGAGGAAATCCCCTAATGATATCTCTAGAAACGAGAAGGTTGCTGCTTCGGTCGTACGAGTGGAAGCATCTTCAAGCGTTACATAAAATTCTGTCCGATCCGGTAACGATGAAATTTTGGCCAGCGCCTTTTTCAATCGAGCAAACTCGGGAATGGATAGGGGGAAGCATGGAATTATACACGAGCGGATTCGGTCGGCTTGGCATATTTCGAAAGGACAACGGCTTCCTTATAGGGGATGCCGGACTTCGGGTCGTGAATATTGACGGCAGACAAGAAAATGACTTGGGATATATCATTAAAGCAAAGTATTGGGGACAAGGTTACGGTAAAGAAGCGGCTGCAGCCGTGTTTAATTATGGATTGCATACACTGAAACTGCAAAGAATTTGCGCCAATATGCCGGTGGACCATTTCGGTTCGATTAAAGTGGCAGCCCGTCTCGGAATGGTCTTGAAAAGAGAGTTTTTAAACCAGAGAAACCGTAATATTCGAACCTATTTATATATTTATGATGTTCTTGCTAACAAGCGAAGTGAAGGTTACGCGGAGGATCAAGAATGA
- a CDS encoding LuxR family transcriptional regulator, which produces MPDELEALNREQKEDHHDAAYLSPRLTFGVSLIRLNSQFLHEMYGIILRTKAPSSAPCDLAKKAIGDSLLKNQANSLIDLELQFIVGREQELMAFESKLAQIKLDQEPGLFHVYGTAGVGKSTFLRLCRQKAQQYGAVYLQLDSRDFVHSEKGIGAALLSQIGFTGESEYDPIQRFCEHLAQQSGERVIVLAIDTYEEMQDMENWLRDRFIPTAPSGLLLLSAGRYPLRGSWLWSPVWRERLHQLPLQQLNRKDCLNYLNLCGITDELQIEQIWRRTNGHPLALSLAAAANNLAESLVSFEGGDWFEQLAALWLQEVRDRELIYFIESASIMRVFDQERLSAVMKQDVPSYFFDRLIALSFVRRTERGWQLHDLMRKSMNVRLKERMPKRYRELTTRCAEYYAKAILQSKDRSDIEWEVSELLSYVDIDVLRALSYEDDYSYYWEAVTETTLRDAIAYAKWRETSTQPVSGYEVDPETGARFRIEYSREMVRYNAAPLDLEALYGLEPLSIKLLRGPNDQACGLAICIPIHAGTLAWLEKDPLSSPYLSTLTETERDMLAAPREQPAGWFIRSLDFADILNPQARTAGIRLIYSYLCRGGLTICTPYDSEIGRKSYTAFGFLPVEGASHRNHDGRTLTPTYALDTRNGKLVAFLTQLFRRSGIELDISGCLPEVPPRYEPNLIGILSEREYEVAKEVAAGYSNAEVATRLLISESTVKKHLKSIFMKLDIHNRTQLTAKLIAKP; this is translated from the coding sequence TTGCCCGATGAACTTGAGGCTTTGAACCGGGAGCAGAAAGAAGATCACCACGATGCTGCTTATCTGTCACCCCGACTTACTTTTGGCGTAAGCCTTATACGCCTCAATTCCCAGTTTTTACATGAAATGTATGGTATAATATTACGTACCAAAGCGCCGTCGAGTGCGCCTTGTGATCTGGCAAAGAAAGCGATTGGTGATAGTTTGTTAAAGAATCAAGCTAACAGCCTGATTGACCTCGAGCTCCAATTCATTGTTGGCCGCGAGCAGGAGCTTATGGCATTTGAGAGCAAGCTTGCACAAATAAAACTGGATCAGGAGCCGGGATTGTTTCATGTATATGGTACCGCCGGCGTGGGAAAAAGTACATTTCTACGTTTATGCCGACAAAAAGCACAGCAATATGGTGCCGTTTATCTTCAATTGGACAGCCGTGATTTTGTCCATTCTGAGAAAGGAATTGGTGCTGCGCTTCTTTCACAGATCGGCTTTACAGGAGAGAGTGAATATGATCCGATACAGCGCTTTTGCGAACATCTTGCGCAGCAATCAGGTGAACGTGTGATCGTGCTGGCGATCGATACCTATGAAGAAATGCAAGATATGGAGAACTGGCTTCGCGACCGCTTTATTCCCACAGCTCCTTCAGGGCTGCTTTTGCTGTCGGCGGGACGGTATCCTCTTCGCGGAAGCTGGTTGTGGTCCCCGGTCTGGCGTGAGCGCCTCCACCAATTGCCGCTTCAGCAGCTTAATCGAAAGGACTGCCTCAACTATCTTAATTTGTGCGGAATCACGGACGAGCTTCAAATCGAACAAATTTGGCGCAGGACAAACGGCCATCCGCTTGCGCTTTCGTTAGCTGCAGCTGCTAACAATCTCGCAGAAAGTTTAGTGTCTTTCGAAGGCGGTGACTGGTTTGAGCAGTTAGCTGCTTTGTGGCTTCAGGAAGTACGAGATCGGGAACTTATCTATTTTATTGAATCGGCATCCATTATGCGGGTATTTGATCAAGAGAGGCTCTCCGCAGTCATGAAGCAGGATGTGCCCAGCTATTTTTTTGACCGACTGATTGCATTGTCATTTGTCAGACGCACCGAGCGTGGGTGGCAGCTGCATGATTTGATGCGCAAATCAATGAATGTCCGTTTGAAGGAAAGGATGCCTAAGCGGTATCGGGAGCTGACAACAAGGTGTGCAGAATATTATGCGAAGGCTATTCTACAGAGCAAAGATCGAAGCGACATCGAATGGGAGGTTAGCGAATTACTCTCTTATGTGGATATTGACGTTCTGCGCGCCTTATCTTATGAGGACGATTACAGTTATTACTGGGAAGCTGTGACGGAAACAACACTTCGGGATGCTATTGCTTATGCGAAGTGGAGGGAAACCAGCACGCAGCCTGTTTCAGGATATGAGGTTGATCCGGAGACAGGTGCTAGATTCCGAATTGAGTATTCAAGAGAGATGGTCCGTTACAATGCGGCTCCGCTCGATCTGGAAGCTCTTTATGGGCTGGAGCCGTTGTCGATCAAGCTCCTGCGGGGCCCGAATGATCAAGCTTGCGGTTTGGCGATTTGCATACCCATCCATGCCGGGACATTGGCGTGGCTTGAAAAGGATCCCCTTAGCAGCCCCTATTTAAGTACGCTTACAGAAACGGAACGAGACATGCTGGCTGCTCCTCGAGAGCAGCCGGCCGGATGGTTTATTCGTTCGCTCGATTTTGCCGACATCCTTAATCCACAAGCTCGAACGGCCGGCATTCGACTCATTTATTCGTACTTGTGCAGAGGAGGGCTTACCATCTGTACGCCCTATGACAGTGAAATCGGCCGCAAATCCTATACCGCATTTGGATTTCTCCCTGTGGAAGGGGCATCGCATCGCAATCACGACGGGCGAACACTCACACCGACCTATGCCCTCGATACGCGGAACGGGAAGCTTGTTGCTTTCTTAACACAGCTATTTAGGCGGTCAGGAATAGAACTCGATATAAGTGGCTGCCTCCCGGAGGTTCCGCCACGATACGAGCCGAACTTAATCGGGATCCTCAGTGAACGGGAGTATGAAGTCGCTAAGGAAGTGGCAGCTGGTTATTCCAATGCTGAAGTCGCTACAAGGCTACTCATTAGCGAATCCACGGTAAAGAAACATTTAAAGTCCATTTTTATGAAGCTGGACATTCACAATCGAACACAACTGACGGCCAAGCTGATTGCCAAACCGTGA
- a CDS encoding alpha/beta fold hydrolase, protein MNVKAYDTGEIMLSYMEGGDPSARPLLLLHGGSSRWQSFSSLIPDLIGKFHLYALDLRGHGRSGRASSPLGYRMEDYLSDVINLIRYIIKEPPVIFGHSLGGMIALMAGASYPASVNSIVVGDAPLSSDVLKVHTDRQREMTERWRQVAENGTINDIIFELQHMHISSPEQKEPVPAKDVFGENHPWFEFMAISLSQNDPKMLFSINYHFDEIYQAYSGIDLAAIECPVLFLQADPEQGGLLSDKDVKKAAELVRHSQVVRLNGIGHALHMQDKDLVSKAIQEFIRQMDHSF, encoded by the coding sequence TTGAACGTCAAGGCGTATGATACAGGTGAGATAATGTTGAGTTATATGGAAGGCGGAGACCCGTCAGCGCGCCCGCTGCTATTACTTCATGGCGGATCTTCGAGGTGGCAGAGCTTTTCCAGCCTTATACCTGACTTAATCGGGAAATTTCATCTTTATGCTCTCGACTTGAGGGGACACGGTCGTTCCGGACGTGCTTCTTCCCCTTTGGGCTATCGTATGGAGGACTATCTTTCCGATGTGATTAATTTAATCCGTTATATCATTAAAGAGCCTCCGGTCATCTTTGGGCATTCCCTCGGTGGCATGATCGCCTTGATGGCTGGGGCTTCGTACCCGGCATCCGTGAACTCAATTGTTGTAGGCGACGCTCCTCTATCATCCGATGTGCTTAAAGTGCATACCGATCGTCAGCGGGAAATGACGGAGCGATGGCGGCAAGTTGCGGAGAACGGTACGATTAACGATATTATCTTCGAGCTTCAACATATGCACATATCATCACCAGAACAAAAAGAACCTGTCCCTGCAAAAGACGTATTTGGTGAAAACCATCCCTGGTTTGAATTTATGGCGATCAGCTTGAGTCAGAACGATCCTAAGATGTTGTTTTCGATTAACTATCATTTTGATGAGATATACCAAGCCTACTCGGGCATTGATCTGGCTGCGATCGAGTGTCCGGTTTTATTTCTTCAGGCTGATCCGGAGCAGGGCGGACTTCTATCCGATAAGGATGTGAAAAAGGCTGCTGAACTGGTTAGACATTCCCAAGTTGTCCGATTAAACGGCATTGGGCATGCGCTTCATATGCAGGATAAAGATCTGGTTAGCAAAGCCATTCAAGAGTTCATCAGACAAATGGATCACAGTTTTTAA
- a CDS encoding GNAT family N-acetyltransferase, with translation MIQIRRVMEEKSSVLEMIREELYGFNKMNITSAEYEALNFIVRSKTGELIAGLLSNRFGEAVSLEILWVHEEYRLQGIGNKLLRELERVAKESGAKRIHLDTHEFQAPEFYIKNGYVIFGVLEHVPLTGITRYYMKKEL, from the coding sequence ATGATTCAAATCAGGAGAGTCATGGAAGAAAAGAGTTCAGTTCTTGAGATGATTAGGGAAGAGCTGTATGGCTTTAATAAGATGAACATCACATCAGCTGAATATGAAGCGTTGAATTTCATAGTAAGATCCAAAACTGGGGAATTGATTGCCGGTTTGCTTAGTAATCGATTCGGAGAAGCTGTATCGTTAGAAATTTTATGGGTACATGAAGAATATAGACTCCAGGGTATCGGAAACAAGCTGCTTAGGGAACTGGAGAGAGTCGCCAAAGAATCGGGTGCCAAAAGAATTCATTTGGACACGCACGAGTTTCAAGCACCCGAGTTTTACATTAAGAATGGGTATGTGATCTTTGGTGTTCTTGAACATGTGCCTTTGACAGGCATTACGAGATATTATATGAAAAAAGAGTTATAA
- a CDS encoding ATP-grasp domain-containing protein, translating into MLTYEPVRCLLSGPALSPVLHDALTQVPVRICAEPAFDDVVAALGDRVPAGPDEAARHDTPVFYGWEPSYAAIMRLASPAHKHLAGLCKDKAAFRRLTSDLTPAFRCVALRPDELCTFRPPSDRSVVLKPSIGTNSIGVRVVASADAWAEAVEQSLDEIARASARVGTDVVSDTLFLVEDYVEGTEFACDGFWNGDGEAVITGIYEHPFDTPGDVADVVYFTSRPIMRALLPPATELLNRIGARLGPGARRFAFHLEARLRSDGVLVPIELNPLRFGQIGFSDLAFHAFGHNPYLCFFTDTGPDWPALCMGDDDIYALVVGIAAPGTDRMAQTADFLAAVGPNRVGFVAADREKSPFLGIAFTRVPSREEIPRLLSLRSP; encoded by the coding sequence GTGCTGACGTACGAGCCGGTGCGCTGCCTGCTCTCCGGCCCCGCGCTTTCGCCCGTCCTCCACGACGCGCTTACGCAAGTCCCGGTCCGGATCTGTGCCGAGCCGGCCTTCGACGACGTCGTGGCCGCCCTTGGAGACCGGGTACCAGCGGGCCCAGATGAGGCCGCCCGGCACGACACCCCCGTCTTCTATGGCTGGGAGCCGAGCTACGCTGCCATCATGCGCCTTGCCTCACCCGCGCACAAGCATCTTGCGGGCCTATGCAAGGACAAGGCAGCCTTCCGTCGGCTGACGTCCGATCTCACTCCCGCATTCCGTTGCGTTGCGTTGCGTCCTGACGAACTCTGCACGTTCCGACCACCATCCGACCGTTCGGTGGTGCTGAAGCCAAGTATCGGCACCAACTCGATCGGCGTCCGGGTGGTCGCTTCGGCTGACGCCTGGGCGGAGGCTGTCGAGCAGTCTCTGGACGAGATCGCCCGCGCGTCGGCTCGTGTCGGCACTGATGTCGTGTCCGACACGCTGTTCCTGGTCGAGGATTATGTCGAGGGAACCGAGTTCGCCTGCGATGGTTTCTGGAATGGGGATGGCGAGGCGGTGATCACCGGCATCTACGAGCATCCCTTCGACACGCCGGGCGATGTGGCGGATGTCGTCTATTTCACTTCTCGCCCCATCATGCGAGCACTGCTCCCGCCCGCCACTGAGCTGCTGAACCGGATCGGCGCACGCCTCGGCCCTGGGGCACGCCGGTTCGCGTTCCACCTCGAAGCCCGGCTGCGCAGCGACGGCGTACTGGTGCCAATCGAACTGAATCCCCTGCGCTTCGGACAGATCGGTTTCTCGGATCTCGCGTTCCATGCCTTTGGCCACAATCCGTACCTGTGCTTCTTCACGGACACGGGGCCAGACTGGCCGGCCCTTTGCATGGGAGACGACGATATCTATGCGCTGGTAGTCGGCATCGCGGCACCAGGCACCGACCGCATGGCGCAAACCGCAGATTTTCTAGCTGCGGTCGGGCCGAATCGCGTCGGCTTTGTTGCAGCAGATCGGGAGAAGTCGCCCTTCCTTGGCATCGCCTTCACGCGAGTGCCATCGCGGGAGGAAATTCCCCGGCTGCTGAGCCTGCGGTCGCCTTAG
- a CDS encoding GNAT family N-acetyltransferase: MIPIEAIRIKPIHRFTDEEQHELGECGYSSNAKYKVTKIENEERTTIDIQLVELEAPYHKEYTDSEDDLELYSKIAPMGYSLGAYIGTRLIGVVIAEEIKWNNTVLIWHFQVSEDYRRMHVGKQLIDELVRLAEGNGIRAINLETQNTNVNAIRFYRKCGFEIEGIDLSYYTNDDVVDGEVAIFMKRKIGQIGQAFK, translated from the coding sequence GTGATTCCTATAGAAGCTATACGCATTAAACCGATTCATAGGTTCACGGATGAAGAACAACATGAACTTGGGGAGTGCGGATATTCCTCAAACGCCAAGTACAAGGTGACAAAAATTGAAAATGAAGAAAGAACCACGATCGACATTCAATTAGTAGAGCTTGAAGCACCGTATCATAAAGAATATACAGATAGTGAAGACGATTTGGAGCTTTACAGCAAGATCGCTCCCATGGGATATTCACTAGGAGCATACATAGGTACTCGATTAATCGGGGTTGTCATCGCTGAGGAAATAAAGTGGAATAATACCGTTTTGATTTGGCATTTCCAAGTCTCGGAAGACTATAGAAGAATGCATGTTGGCAAACAATTGATCGATGAATTAGTTCGTCTTGCAGAAGGAAACGGAATACGAGCAATAAACCTGGAAACGCAAAACACGAACGTAAATGCTATAAGATTTTACAGAAAATGTGGATTTGAAATTGAAGGCATTGATTTATCCTATTACACCAATGATGATGTTGTAGATGGGGAAGTGGCCATATTTATGAAAAGAAAAATCGGGCAAATCGGGCAAGCGTTCAAGTAA
- a CDS encoding cytochrome P450 yields the protein MRRLFLRPGERFIISPYPLHMSRRLYDEPEKYKTERFDRDDVNTIPTTANSPFGALLQSRFGNQLGRQLCSIVNVQLHKNGL from the coding sequence ATGCGTCGGTTATTTCTCCGACCTGGCGAAAGGTTCATAATCAGCCCATATCCGCTGCATATGAGCAGAAGGCTTTATGATGAGCCGGAAAAGTATAAGACGGAACGGTTTGACCGTGATGATGTCAATACCATTCCGACGACGGCCAATTCCCCGTTCGGGGCACTACTTCAATCACGGTTTGGCAATCAGCTTGGCCGTCAGTTGTGTTCGATTGTGAATGTCCAGCTTCATAAAAATGGACTTTAA
- a CDS encoding DUF4241 domain-containing protein, translating into MIIQLGNFEVTSGQLVVADPCYELDTSIVIMGVVEPALNGTWVSEVEKAEIPDWGEANARLTAYHRSVAEQGAFLEWIKCPFVAGVDSGQAGIFDIHKYRIPDAKEVSESTDTAWYYACCDITESGEEAGVLEGGVVSRTGIGDGAYGVYKAVNAEDQVVGVKIVFIKS; encoded by the coding sequence TTGATCATTCAACTGGGTAATTTCGAAGTAACTTCCGGACAATTGGTAGTTGCGGATCCGTGTTACGAATTAGATACGAGCATCGTCATTATGGGGGTAGTGGAGCCTGCATTGAACGGAACGTGGGTCTCGGAAGTGGAGAAGGCGGAGATCCCCGACTGGGGTGAAGCCAACGCCAGGCTGACGGCATACCATCGATCCGTTGCGGAACAAGGGGCCTTTCTGGAGTGGATCAAGTGTCCTTTCGTGGCGGGGGTGGACAGCGGACAGGCTGGGATTTTTGATATTCACAAATACCGGATTCCGGATGCGAAAGAAGTATCAGAGAGCACGGATACGGCATGGTATTATGCCTGCTGTGATATCACCGAAAGCGGGGAAGAGGCGGGGGTTCTCGAGGGAGGCGTTGTCTCGCGTACCGGCATAGGCGACGGGGCGTACGGCGTATATAAGGCGGTTAATGCAGAGGATCAGGTGGTAGGCGTGAAGATTGTTTTTATCAAAAGCTAG
- a CDS encoding uracil-xanthine permease family protein yields MKTQADKQNDAQTNSQQLTVPPDGKISFGKSAILGLQHVVAMDVYVVPFLIAMLIGLAPNQSSALIQSTFIAAGLATIVQTYFCMKLPMAQGPSYVPLGAIVAIYAASGGGETGWGSVLGASLVGAVLVVILGYTGIFNKIVKSFIPPIVGGTIIFIVGLSLLPVAIRDNIYGATDAAINQNVLLALISAAALLLFVALGSLFRAKGAIFRVTSVMIALIIGCFSANFMGVLDFSPVASAKWFSMPQLPFKDFGFSFDLSAIITMVIIYLVLLAETTGTWFAISNVIDKPLTDKNINRGVIGEGISCLIASVLGSTPVTGYSTNAGIISITGVASRRVFLAVGGWFVLFGCSGKLAALISSIPTAVIGGVFAIVCGIISINGIQVVKNVTIREKEMYIIAIPMILTLALVLIPKDFLYTLPTFVQYLLGSPILAASLAAIVLNKLLPSAK; encoded by the coding sequence GTGAAAACACAAGCAGACAAGCAAAATGACGCACAAACGAATTCACAGCAATTAACGGTTCCGCCCGACGGTAAAATTTCCTTCGGGAAATCCGCCATTCTCGGTTTGCAGCATGTCGTCGCGATGGACGTCTATGTCGTTCCGTTCCTGATTGCCATGTTAATCGGCTTAGCGCCCAATCAGTCCAGCGCATTAATTCAATCCACGTTTATCGCGGCCGGGCTAGCCACGATCGTGCAGACATACTTCTGCATGAAGCTGCCGATGGCGCAGGGTCCTTCCTATGTTCCGCTCGGCGCGATTGTCGCCATTTATGCCGCCAGCGGCGGCGGGGAGACGGGCTGGGGCTCCGTGCTGGGTGCCAGCTTGGTCGGTGCGGTTCTCGTGGTGATCTTGGGATATACGGGAATCTTCAATAAAATCGTGAAATCCTTCATCCCGCCGATTGTAGGGGGCACGATTATTTTCATTGTCGGTCTATCGTTACTGCCGGTTGCCATCCGCGACAATATCTATGGCGCCACGGACGCTGCCATCAATCAGAACGTGCTGCTGGCGCTGATCTCAGCCGCTGCACTCCTTCTATTCGTGGCCCTCGGTTCGTTGTTCCGAGCGAAAGGGGCAATTTTCCGAGTTACATCCGTCATGATCGCATTAATCATCGGATGCTTCTCGGCCAACTTTATGGGTGTCCTGGATTTCAGCCCAGTTGCAAGCGCCAAGTGGTTCAGCATGCCGCAGCTGCCGTTTAAGGACTTTGGCTTCTCATTTGATCTCTCGGCGATCATCACCATGGTCATCATTTATCTCGTGCTGTTGGCGGAAACGACAGGGACATGGTTTGCCATCAGCAACGTCATTGATAAACCGTTAACGGATAAGAACATTAACCGCGGGGTTATTGGCGAAGGGATTAGCTGTCTGATCGCTTCCGTGCTCGGTTCAACGCCGGTTACCGGCTATTCCACCAACGCAGGCATTATTTCCATCACGGGCGTAGCCAGTCGCCGGGTCTTCCTTGCGGTAGGCGGATGGTTCGTCCTGTTCGGCTGCTCCGGTAAATTGGCTGCGCTGATCTCCTCGATTCCTACAGCTGTCATCGGCGGCGTATTCGCGATCGTCTGCGGCATCATCTCGATTAACGGAATCCAGGTCGTGAAGAACGTAACCATTCGTGAAAAGGAAATGTACATTATCGCCATCCCGATGATTCTGACGTTGGCGCTAGTGCTCATTCCTAAAGATTTCTTATATACGCTTCCTACGTTCGTGCAGTATCTACTGGGCTCCCCAATTCTGGCTGCTTCCCTTGCAGCAATTGTGTTGAACAAGTTACTGCCGAGCGCTAAATAA
- the guaD gene encoding guanine deaminase, which produces MSKYMQLFQGTSFSSKSPTEIQVLRDHLYCINADGMIERIVAPEDADYASLLDAYQGTDKFHRLEAGQYFLPGFVDLHVHAPQWAQSGTALDIPLYDWLNTYTFPLESKFSDLEFARKVYDDVVSTLLANGTTTALYFATVHKEASLLLAQICASKGQRGLVGKVVMDDPEQNPEYYRDKDTSTALADTEEFIIAVQELAKTTKQGVYPVVTPRFIPSCTDEGLKGLGELAAKYDTYVQSHCSESDWAHGYVKNRFDKNDAFALHDFGLLRDKSVMAHCNFLEDQDVELFADTGTAIAHCPISNAYFANSVIPVARFHAKNVEIGLGSDISGGFSPSLFDNIRQAVISSRMLEDGVNPSLPAEDRGVPDSRITIHQAFYLATAGGGDSLSLPIGRIQEGYAWDVQVIDTSIPSAKLPIFDEHEDMHDIFQKIMYLARPEHIREVWVQGDKVHSR; this is translated from the coding sequence ATGAGTAAATATATGCAATTATTTCAAGGCACGTCTTTTTCAAGCAAATCGCCCACAGAAATTCAAGTATTACGGGACCATCTGTACTGCATCAATGCCGACGGCATGATTGAGCGAATCGTCGCCCCCGAGGACGCTGATTACGCGTCCTTGCTGGATGCCTATCAAGGTACGGACAAGTTTCATCGGTTAGAGGCGGGGCAGTATTTCTTGCCTGGTTTTGTCGACTTGCATGTGCATGCGCCGCAGTGGGCCCAGTCCGGAACCGCATTGGACATCCCGCTCTACGACTGGTTAAATACGTACACCTTCCCGCTGGAATCGAAATTTTCCGATCTTGAATTTGCGCGCAAGGTTTACGATGACGTGGTCAGCACCTTACTGGCCAACGGAACGACAACGGCTCTTTATTTTGCAACGGTGCATAAGGAAGCCAGCTTGCTGTTAGCCCAAATCTGTGCAAGCAAAGGCCAGCGCGGACTGGTTGGCAAAGTCGTCATGGACGATCCCGAGCAGAATCCGGAATACTACCGCGATAAGGACACATCCACCGCACTTGCGGATACGGAAGAATTTATTATCGCTGTACAGGAATTAGCCAAGACTACAAAACAAGGCGTCTATCCCGTCGTCACTCCACGATTCATTCCAAGCTGCACCGATGAGGGGCTGAAAGGCTTAGGCGAGCTGGCTGCCAAATATGACACCTATGTCCAATCCCACTGCAGCGAAAGCGATTGGGCGCATGGATATGTCAAGAATCGATTCGACAAGAACGATGCCTTTGCGTTGCATGATTTTGGCCTGCTGCGGGATAAATCCGTTATGGCGCATTGCAATTTTCTGGAGGATCAGGATGTGGAGTTATTTGCGGACACCGGCACCGCGATTGCCCATTGTCCGATATCCAACGCGTATTTCGCCAATAGCGTCATCCCGGTCGCCCGTTTCCATGCCAAAAATGTCGAGATCGGCCTAGGCTCGGATATCTCCGGCGGCTTCTCGCCAAGCCTTTTCGATAATATTCGACAAGCAGTCATTTCTTCGCGGATGCTGGAGGATGGCGTTAACCCTTCCCTCCCTGCTGAAGATCGCGGCGTACCCGATTCGCGCATTACGATCCACCAGGCATTCTATCTGGCAACCGCCGGAGGCGGGGATAGTCTGAGCTTGCCGATCGGTCGTATCCAGGAAGGCTATGCATGGGATGTGCAGGTGATCGATACGAGCATTCCATCCGCCAAGCTGCCGATTTTCGATGAGCATGAGGATATGCACGATATTTTTCAGAAAATCATGTATCTGGCAAGACCTGAGCATATCCGCGAGGTGTGGGTGCAAGGGGACAAGGTTCATTCGCGTTAA
- a CDS encoding copper amine oxidase N-terminal domain-containing protein — protein MKKISRISIALLCAAALIVPNHNISSAASKQEPHVIINNTSLSSEDILLKNNQVFITLTGAKTLDDLTFKWNNKTKQVTVQGKETHLILTINKTTAQKNSKPVKLSSAPFIYKGKTMIPLRFVTEAMSSSVTWNQSTQTAFITKASSKLTKDYKSDELHTARNAAINLPKVSQLPKEFEPTLDTLSLQYYFPERESGQFIEVNNNVVSYYKISNHIAYLKWQGLLGDKPGTANDLYFINRMLTDEAGTLPSFKDTTFASFRWMPHIGATGYSLINNQNWNKVTYKDQELEQNQMKENYIIVDIPEE, from the coding sequence ATGAAAAAAATATCGCGAATTTCAATCGCCCTGCTATGCGCTGCGGCTCTAATTGTCCCAAACCACAACATATCTTCAGCAGCTTCAAAACAGGAACCACATGTAATCATCAACAACACAAGTCTATCCTCTGAAGATATACTTTTAAAAAACAACCAAGTATTTATTACCTTAACGGGAGCCAAGACTCTAGACGATTTAACGTTTAAGTGGAACAATAAGACAAAGCAAGTAACCGTCCAAGGAAAAGAGACTCATTTAATCCTCACGATCAATAAAACAACTGCACAAAAGAATAGTAAACCCGTAAAACTTAGCTCCGCGCCGTTCATCTATAAAGGCAAAACCATGATTCCTTTGCGCTTTGTTACAGAAGCAATGAGCAGCTCCGTAACCTGGAATCAGTCGACCCAAACCGCATTCATTACAAAAGCAAGTTCAAAACTGACCAAGGATTATAAAAGCGACGAGCTTCATACTGCAAGAAATGCAGCGATAAATTTGCCAAAGGTTTCCCAACTACCGAAAGAATTTGAGCCGACATTGGATACGTTAAGTCTTCAATATTATTTTCCTGAACGGGAATCAGGCCAGTTCATCGAAGTAAATAATAACGTCGTTAGTTACTATAAAATTTCTAACCATATCGCTTATCTGAAATGGCAGGGCCTCCTAGGTGATAAACCAGGCACGGCAAACGACCTTTATTTTATTAATCGCATGTTGACAGATGAAGCTGGAACACTTCCGTCATTTAAGGATACAACCTTTGCAAGCTTCCGTTGGATGCCTCATATCGGGGCTACGGGCTATAGCCTTATTAACAACCAAAACTGGAATAAGGTCACCTATAAAGATCAGGAACTTGAGCAAAATCAAATGAAAGAAAATTATATTATCGTGGACATTCCCGAAGAATAG
- a CDS encoding GNAT family N-acetyltransferase, translated as MSAADFAFYYELVQKGALNASEICVEVSDYGEPRGLIGLEGFKIVMLFVDPDEFGQGIGTSLIRHAEALKGSVLQVDVNEQNELKWEEIP; from the coding sequence TTGTCGGCTGCTGACTTTGCATTCTACTATGAGCTTGTTCAGAAGGGAGCATTAAACGCTTCAGAGATTTGCGTTGAAGTAAGCGATTATGGAGAACCAAGAGGGCTTATCGGTTTGGAAGGCTTTAAAATTGTCATGTTATTTGTCGATCCTGATGAATTCGGTCAGGGGATCGGCACCAGCCTCATCCGGCATGCCGAGGCGTTGAAAGGCAGCGTTCTACAGGTTGATGTGAACGAGCAGAACGAACTTAAATGGGAGGAAATCCCCTAA